The following are encoded in a window of Thunnus albacares chromosome 17, fThuAlb1.1, whole genome shotgun sequence genomic DNA:
- the rab5c gene encoding ras-related protein Rab-5C: protein MAGRGGPARTNGTAASNKICQFKLVLLGESAVGKSSLVLRFVKGQFHEYQESTIGAAFLTQTVCLDDTTVKFEIWDTAGQERYHSLAPMYYRGAQAAIVVYDITNTDTFTRAKNWVKELQRQASPNIVIALAGNKADLANKRAVDFQEAQAYADDNSLLFMETSAKTAMNVNEIFMAIAKKLPKNEPQGGAGAGGRARGGVDLQEAAPQGRSSQCCGGGN from the exons ATGGCAGGGCGAGGCGGACCAGCACGGACCAACGGCACTGCAGCGAGCAACAAGATCTGCCAGTTTAAGTTAGTGCTGTTGGGGGAATCGGCGGTGGGGAAATCCAGCTTGGTGCTGCGCTTTGTCAAAGGCCAGTTCCACGAGTACCAGGAGAGCACCATCGGAG ctGCCTTCCTCACACAGACGGTATGTTTGGATGACACAACAGTCAAATTTGAGATCTGGGATACTGCAGGACAGGAACGATATCACAGCTTGGCACCCATGTACTACAGGGGAGCCCAGGCAGCCATCGTGGTCTACGATATCACCAACACA gaTACATTCACACGTGCAAAGAACTGGGTGAAGGAGCTCCAGCGACAAGCCAGCCCGAATATTGTTATTGCACTGGCAGGGAACAAAGCAGACTTGGCCAACAAGAGAGCTGTAGATTTCCAG gaAGCACAAGCATATGCAGATGACAACAGTTTGCTCTTCATGGAGACTTCAGCCAAGACTGCTATGAATGTCAATGAGATTTTTATGGCTATAG CCAAGAAGCTTCCTAAGAACGAGCCTCAGGGTGGAGCGGGAGCTGGCGGACGAGCCAGAGGCGGCGTGGACCTGCAGGAAGCTGCACCACAGGGCAGAAGCAGCCAGTGCTGCGGGGGCGGGAACTAA